atgacattacttaactcAGGGGTGTATGCCACCCGTTCCTGGCGATTTGTCAATCTTTTCATgtcactgttgtacttcttcctgggtcagacaggacacttttaatggggaattttacATTGAAGACCTCTAACCTGTGGGTAGCAAATGTTTGTTTTTGCCCCACTATAATCAGCAATATTGCTGCACATATGACCATGTGCATACTCAGGTGGAAGTGAACAAGCCAGGGGAATGGGAGCTGGCACAAAGAAGACCCAGGGTCCAGGACTGGCATAGCAGGAAGCAGATAAGTATGAATCTTACATTGATAGGGGCCACAAGTACATAGGAAAACCTGTTTAGTAACTCTTGGATACTGGGATTAAGTGTATTATATATTAAACTAGGGTCCAGATACATGAGTGACAAGGCAGTCAGCGAACAATTAGCTTGTTCCTGATCATTGCTACTTGTTAAGGGGTGCTCTaggattaagaaaataaaaatactttattattaaaaaaattcccaaatacctttcaagagttataatggctcgttttgtctcgggagcaatcattaggaaaaataaaatagctGCGTACCCATAAAACCTGTCctcatcacacaggaggacaagttacttcacaacactgagcagAAGAGCTGCCTCATaatcctctctgcttgtcagggattatgatcctgaatacaggcaAATCTCTGTGGGAACAGAGACCCGAGAGGATTGTGGGGtgtagtaatgagcagcagcacttttatgcagtctccattatcaCAGCcagtcttctctgtccatcctctctgtactaaattccccagagatttggCTAAAGTTCTTATCTGCTGTATTCAGGATGATAATCCTGACCagtagggcagagaggaggatagGCTGCTCTTTACATCAGTGTTGTGAagcaacttgtcctgctgtgtgattaggacaggtttggtgtgaactaataggatggtagccattttgtttcccctgattgcTCCTCATACAAAATGAGcagttataaataatgaaaggtatttgggaatatattatacagtaaattaagtattttcattttcttaattcccggagaacccctttaagttgcagaAACCATCACTTCAGATTGATGAACCATCATTTCTCACCGTATAGTTTCATTGTGGGCAGTCAATCCCTGTTCAAGCAGGGCCACATGCATTTTATGTGCTACAAAAACTGATCACTCCGTTCATTTGACATGTGAAAGGCAGCACACTTCAGCAGGCCAGTTAGTGGGAACAAGCATTTATACAAATTTTCACTCACAATAATTGGCCTGATAACCCACCTTGTAAATAGACAAAAGTGTGAGCATGTTAAATAGGGATGATAACGACTTGCACAATTctactagtaaaaaaaaagttactagAACTGGGCCTCACCTTAAACCCTGTTGGGCACCAATCCACAAACTGTATAGTGCGCTTCGTCTTAATAGCGGCAATAGCAGCATTCACATCTTTGGGTACCACATCACCCCGATACAGCATGCAACATGCCATGTATTTACCATGTCTTGGATCACACTTCACCATTTGATTTGATGGCTCAAAGCAGGCATTTGTTATTTCTGAAACAGAAAGCTGCTCATGGTAAGCCTTCTCAGCAGAAATAATCGGAGAGTAAGTGACCAGTGGGAAGTGGATGCGGGGATATGGCACCAGGTTAGTTTGGAATTCGGTCAAATCAACATTAAGTGCTCCATCAAAACGCAGGGATGCTGTGATAGAAGATACGATCTGGCCTATCAAACGATTCAGGTTGGTGTATGTTGGACGCTCAATGTCTAGATTACGTCTGCATATATCATAAATTGCTTCATTATCAACCATAAAGGCACAGTCTGAATGCTCCAGTGTTGTATGTGTTGTTAAAATGGAGTTGTATGGCTCCACTACAGCAGTTGACACTTGTGGGGCTGGGTAGATGGCAAACTCCAATTTGGACTTTTTCCCGTAATCCACAGAGAGTCTCTCCATAAGTAATGAAGTGAAACCTGAGCCTGTGCCACCACCAAAACTGTGAAAGATCAAGAAGCCCTGAAGACCTGTACACTGATCAGCCTGGAAAACAAAAGGGACAAGTGAACAACTGAAGTACTTGAATATAGCAAGAACAGCATTGTGCAGCGTTAACCTGAAAAATCTGTGGTAGCAATacttgtgttaaaggggttgtcttatctgaGATAATGTAATTTGGGGGGGGATATAGCTacgataggtgtgggtctcaaaGAGCgccccaaaagtggtggagggcatactgcgcatgcgcagctgccctccattcattcattttctatggggctgccaaaaacAGCAGAGTGCTGACTTGGCcatttccgtcgggcccatagaagtgaatgggagcggtggctggtcatgtgcagtgcgctcccagtcacttctatggggagaacaCGTGGTGGCGGCCAAACCACAGTCCTTCAGCCACAACTTTAGCCCgctccattctcaatataggtgcaggtcccaggggtgagacccgcaTCTATCTGAAAATTggcgcatatcctagcgataggctCACATGGTCTCAAATAAGACAACCCTTAAGGACAAAAGTCTTATAGCAGTAACATTATGTTGATGATGGCAGcagtgccatttttttttatccaaacattttaaCGAAGTCTGTCTTCAGGAAATTAAACCAGATCGTGCCTtgcagggctagctcagctgaacgtAATGATACCCTTCACTAATCTTTTGCTTTACTGCAGAAAACGcacttaatccatatgcaaataagtgcaccaggggCAGGCCTAAGacactgtgcacccttgctcctccttccttttccctgactgagccaCGTGAGATGATTATGCAGGAACCAGGCCCCAATCAAGGATAGGTAGGCAGAAGGAGCAAGGGTGTACAAAGTGGCTTTGGCCTGCCCTCCTGCACTTGACTGCTCATTTGCACATGGATTAAAAGTACATTTTCAaatcattactttttttttttttttttactagtgcAAGGACAACTGCAG
This is a stretch of genomic DNA from Bufo gargarizans isolate SCDJY-AF-19 chromosome 3, ASM1485885v1, whole genome shotgun sequence. It encodes these proteins:
- the LOC122932713 gene encoding tubulin alpha-8 chain; its protein translation is MRECISIHVGQAGVQIGNACWELYCLEHGIQPDGQMPSDKTIGGGDDSFNTFFSETGAGKHVPRAVFVDLESAVIDEVRNGTYRQLFHPEQLITGKEDAANNYARGHYTVGKEIIDLVLERVRKLADQCTGLQGFLIFHSFGGGTGSGFTSLLMERLSVDYGKKSKLEFAIYPAPQVSTAVVEPYNSILTTHTTLEHSDCAFMVDNEAIYDICRRNLDIERPTYTNLNRLIGQIVSSITASLRFDGALNVDLTEFQTNLVPYPRIHFPLVTYSPIISAEKAYHEQLSVSEITNACFEPSNQMVKCDPRHGKYMACCMLYRGDVVPKDVNAAIAAIKTKRTIQFVDWCPTGFKVGINYQPPTVVPGGDLAKVQRAVCMLSNTTAIAEAWARLDHKFDLMYAKRAFVHWYVGEGMEEGEFSEAREDLAALEKDYEEVGTDSVEGEDEGEEY